The DNA region CGCGCTTCCCCAGGGGGCCGAGCTGGCGCGGATACGGCGACGTACCTCCGTGGTGCTTGTCGCCGGTCAGATGCTCGGCGGTCTGGGGGTGGCCACGGCCGTGACGCTGGCGGCCGTGCTGGCGAAGGAGATCAGCGGCTCGGAGGCGCTGTCCGGCCTCGCCTCGACCTCGTCCGTCATCGGTACGGCGCTGCTGTCCCTGCCGCTGGCGTCGCTGATGGCGGCGCGCGGGAGACGGGCCGGGCTGACGGTCGCGTATCTCATCGGGGCTGCGGGCGGCGCGGTCGTCGTAGCCGGTGCCGTGCTGGGGAACTTTCCGCTGCTGCTGGCGGGCATGACGGCCTTCGGCGCCTCCAGTTCGGCCAACCTCCAGGCCAGATACGCCGCCGCCGACCTCGCCGAACCGGGGCAGCGGGCCCGTGCGATCTCCCTGGTCGTATGGGCGACGACGGTCGGCGCGGTACTCGGGCCGAACATCGCTGCCCCCGCCGGGGACACGGTCACCGGACTGGGGATACCGGCGACGGCGGGTGCGTTCGTCTGGGGCTCGGCGGTCTTCCTCGTCACGGGAGTCCTCATACATCTGCTGCTGCGACCCGACCCGCTGCTCACGGCACGCGCTCTCGCCGAGGCGGGGGAAGCGGAGCAGGGGTCCGTCGACGCGGGACGCGAGGTGACTCCCGCCGAGGCCGGGGGCCCGGCAGAGGCCGCGGTCGCCGACGCACCGCGCGACGGGGCGAGTTCGGGAACCGCGGGGGCCGCCGGTCGTACGGCGGAGACCGGGAAGGGCCACACCGGCAGTGCGGAGCGTTCGCTGCGCGCCGGGTTCGCCGCCGTCGCCGCCTCCTCGCGGGCGCGGCTGGCGCTGGTGACGATCGCGACCGCGCACACCGCCATGGTCTCGATCATGGTGATGACGCCCGTCGACCTCGGTCACCACGGTGCGGGCATCGAGCTGATCGGGCTGGTGATCAGCGCCCACATCGTCGGCATGTACGCGTTCTCGCCGCTGATGGGCTGGCTCGCCGACCGCTTCGGACGGCACGCCGTCATCCTGCTCTCCGCCGCGCTGATCTGCTGTGCCGCGGCCTTCGCGGGCACCGCCGGCGGCCACCATGTCCAGTCCGGGATCGGGCTCTTCCTTCTCGGGCTCGGCTGGTCGGCCGGGCTGGTCTCCGGTTCGGCGCTGCTGACCGACTCGGTGCCGCAGCCTGCCCGTGCCGCCGTACAGGGCCTGTCCGACCTGACGATGAACGCGGCGGCCGGTGCCGGTGGCGCCCTGTCCGGAGTCGTCGTATCGACGGCCGGATACGGGGCGTTGAGTGCGCTGGCGGCGATATCGCTGCTGCCGGTGGTGGGGCTCGCTCTCATCGGTCTGGTGCGTCCCGGCGCCACGACGCCGCCCTGAGCCGGCCTACGCGGTGCGCGTGCTCCATACGCCGATACGCCGGGCGCCGGGCGTATGGGCCGCTAAGGCGTGGGCCGCCAAGGCGCAGTGCAGCGCGACACCGGGCGCCCGCCGCCCCGCCCGCCCGTCGAAGTCACCGTGGATACAACTCGAAGGCCACGCACTGACGCCCGCCGAACCGCTCCGCTCCCAGCCCCACGGCCCATTCGGTGAACGAACGCGCATAGCTCTCGACGGGATCGTCGCTGAGGGCCGCGATATACGCGCGGTGCTCGGAGAGCGACGCGACAGCACGGTCCACCGCCTCCTCCCCCACGGCCACGGCGTGCGTCGCGTCCGGCGAACCGGCGACGGCCACCCAGCGCACCCCGTCCCACGTTCCGTCCCCGCCGGGGACCAACTGCTCGGGAAAGATCCAGCGGTTGCCCGCGTCCCCGGCCGCGTCGAGGACGGCACGGCCCACGGCACGGTGGTCCGGGGTGTTCCACAGCCTGGGGCCCCAGGTCTCCCGGTGGTTGATCGTGAGGAGGAGTTCCGGGCGCCACCTTCGTACGGCGGCGGCGATGTCCCGGCGCAGCGGCACCCCCTCCTCGATCACTCCGTCCCGGTGGCCGAGGAACTCCACCGCGGTCACGCCGACCTTGCCGGCGCTCGCGTGCTGCTCCGCCTCGCGTACCCGGGCGCACTCTCCCGGTTCCAGGCCGTCGATGCCTGCCTCTCCACGCGTGACCATGACGTAGGCGACCTGCTTGCCTGCCGCGGTCCATTCCGCGACCGCCGCCGCCGCGCCGTACTCCATGTCGTCGGGATGTGCGACCACGGCGAGTGCGCGCTCCCAGTCGTCGGGCATCGCCGCCAGTCGGTCGTCGGGGCTCGGGGCCACCGCGGTTCACCTGCCTTCCGGCTCGGCTGCCCGAGGGTCTCTCGCCTCCGGGTCAGCGGCGTTCGAAGGGGACCCACTCCAGCTTCTCGCCGGTCCCTTCCCCGGGACGTGTTCCCCACTGCTGCCGGCCGTCCCGTTCCATCATCGGATCGAGGCTGACGAACAGCGTGATGAGCAGCAGCACCAGCACCGGTCCGACCAGTACGGGAGTGAGCGTGCCCAGCGACGAGCTGCCCACGGCACCGTCGTCGCTGAACAGCCGTACCGACATCCCGGCCATGCCGGTGTAGTGCATCCCGATGAAGCCGAGCGCCATGGTCAGCGCTGCCGTGAGGGAGGCGCCCATGTGCCCCACCCGCGTCGCGACCCACAGCGCGGCCGACGTCACCACGACGGCCAGGGCCGCGGCGATCGCCATGATCCTGGAGTCGTAGCGGAC from Streptomyces marispadix includes:
- a CDS encoding MFS transporter, encoding MTDTDNSADAADRADDRAAGTSTAAVRGAALPQGAELARIRRRTSVVLVAGQMLGGLGVATAVTLAAVLAKEISGSEALSGLASTSSVIGTALLSLPLASLMAARGRRAGLTVAYLIGAAGGAVVVAGAVLGNFPLLLAGMTAFGASSSANLQARYAAADLAEPGQRARAISLVVWATTVGAVLGPNIAAPAGDTVTGLGIPATAGAFVWGSAVFLVTGVLIHLLLRPDPLLTARALAEAGEAEQGSVDAGREVTPAEAGGPAEAAVADAPRDGASSGTAGAAGRTAETGKGHTGSAERSLRAGFAAVAASSRARLALVTIATAHTAMVSIMVMTPVDLGHHGAGIELIGLVISAHIVGMYAFSPLMGWLADRFGRHAVILLSAALICCAAAFAGTAGGHHVQSGIGLFLLGLGWSAGLVSGSALLTDSVPQPARAAVQGLSDLTMNAAAGAGGALSGVVVSTAGYGALSALAAISLLPVVGLALIGLVRPGATTPP
- a CDS encoding PIG-L deacetylase family protein, which encodes MPDDWERALAVVAHPDDMEYGAAAAVAEWTAAGKQVAYVMVTRGEAGIDGLEPGECARVREAEQHASAGKVGVTAVEFLGHRDGVIEEGVPLRRDIAAAVRRWRPELLLTINHRETWGPRLWNTPDHRAVGRAVLDAAGDAGNRWIFPEQLVPGGDGTWDGVRWVAVAGSPDATHAVAVGEEAVDRAVASLSEHRAYIAALSDDPVESYARSFTEWAVGLGAERFGGRQCVAFELYPR